The stretch of DNA TGAGCCTCTTTTGCAAACTCTAAAGCCTCTTTTATCTGCTCACTCTTCTTTATTGTTTCAAAAAGTAGACTCTCAGCTTCATCAATACTCTTAACATTACGGATTTTCTCTATTAGAGGTTCTAAAATTTGTTGCACAGAGCAGCCTTAATTATCAATCCCCTCTATTTTAATCAATCCTTGAGCTATTTCAACAATAGCAATATCTGCATATTTATGCTTTTTAGGATCCATTTCAACTTTTGGCTCAGCACCATCAGCAAGTTCATTAGCACGTTTTGAAACTGCTGATGAAAGAAGGTATCTGTTAAAGTTTGCTTTTTCAAGTGCAAGTGCAGCTACTTTTTCAAGTCTCATTTTATCTCCTGTTATTTTTTATTTTTAAAATTATTTCACTATAGAACAGCGATTATAGTCACCTTGTATAATAGAAAGAAGGTTTCCTTTTTTAAACATATCGCATACTACGATTGGTAAATTGTTCTCTTTTGCCAATGCAATTGATGTATCATCCATTACCTTAATATTATCTGCCAACGCTTCATCATAACTAAGTTGAGAAAGTTTTCTTGCATCATTATACTT from Hydrogenimonas thermophila encodes:
- a CDS encoding DNA-directed RNA polymerase subunit omega, producing MRLEKVAALALEKANFNRYLLSSAVSKRANELADGAEPKVEMDPKKHKYADIAIVEIAQGLIKIEGIDN